GCAGCTGGAACACCTATACCCCACATAGTAAGTGATTCTGCAAATAATGCAAATTTTGCATCTCCTCCACCTCTAAGTATTCCAAGAACTAGCACTATATTATAAACTCTAATTACAAATACGGCTCCAAGTACATATAGTATTTTCAGTGAATCATAATAGAGCCCTGGTGATGCTTTATACATAGATAAAATATATGGGGCTAAAATTATTAAAAGTCCACCAACGAGTCCTCCTATAACTATAGATAATATAGCAAACTTCTTAGCATAAATTTTGCTTTTTCTATATTCTCCAGCCCCTATTGTATTACCAATAATAACAGCACACGCGCTTGCCATTCCTATACTAACAACCATAAATATATTTTGTATAGTCGTACAAATTTGTATTGCTGCCATGGCTTGTACGCCAATTTTACCATATGCTATATTATATACAACTGCTCCAAGCCCCCAAAATAAGTCATTAAAAAGTACTGGTAATATTGTATAATAAGATTCTTTTATAAATAATCTATCAACACTTCTCATTTCTTTAACTGTAGCTGCTATTAAATATTTTTTCCTATATATAAATAACAAAAGTACAAAGCACTCTATAATTCTTGCTATTAAAGTTGCAAGTGCAGCACCCTTTACCCCCATAGCCTCTAGTCCTAAGCCTCCAAAAATAAACCATAAACTTAAAATAGTATTAAAAATCAAAGCCACACTACTTACTATCATAGGCAAAACTGTTTTTGATATACATCTTGCTGCAACACTATATAAAAATGTAATCCCAGTAAAAACATAACTAAAACATATTATTATTAAATAGTCGCTCCCAAGTGAAACGACTCTACTATCGTTATTGAATATAGAAACAATACTTTGAGGCATTATAATTGCAAATAGCATAAACACTAATGCAAGGATAATTACAGATATCATTCCTACTCCCATAACTTTTTTAATTTTTTCTTTATTACCACTTCCATAATACTGGGAGATGAAAACTCCACAACCACTACATAATCCAATTATAATTACATCGAACAGAAAAAAATATTGATTAGCTATACCAACAGCAGCAACTTCTGCCTGTCCAAGTCTACCAACTAGGAGAGTACTAATCATATTAATAGATGATGTTATAAAATTCTGAATTATTATAGGAAGTGCTAACTTCCATAGGTTACTGTAAAATACACTATTCTCTTCTCTCGAAAGTTTTAATTTATTCTCCACTTTTAATCCTCCTTTATAAATTTAAACACAAAAAAACCACTTTGAAGTTTTTCAAAGTGGTTTGCTTCTTCACTTGCGAAGTATTCTCTTAATTTTATTATATAAAACAAAGATATTTGTGTCAATTAAAAAATACAGTACTTGTATTTCCTAGAAAGTATATGTAATTTCTTAGCCTTATCCATGTTCCCAGATTTTATTTCTGAATCTCTCCATAAAATAAGATCATTATATACAGGGCTAATATATTTACTCAATTCCTTCACTCCTCTTAATTATATATATTTATATATTATATTCAATAAGAGAAGTATTATACTAATATTTTATTAAATAACCCTTTCCAAATAACTCTTCATATCTTGATATACTCCATTTTCATATATAACAGGTTCAGTTTGATTATTCTTAATAGCCGTTATAAAATCATCTACTGTACAAGTTCCCCTTGGAAAACGAGTAGCATATTTACCTATATTCTCTATAACATGAGAATCGCTTCCACCTAAAAGTGCAACTCCTCTTTGCAGTGCATCATTATATGCTATAAGATTAAGGTCCATTGGGGTACTTCCATTAAAGCACTCTACTCCATGTAATCCTTTAATAGTTCTTATCTTTCCTTCTAGTCCTCTGTTATTTTTTCTATATGGATGAGCAGCTATTGCAGCCCCTCCTACTTTATCTACCATCTCCAAAAGTTCTTCAGCATGTATTTTTTCCTTCGGAAGATTGTTAAGTCCAAAAACTAATATATCCCCTTCAAATGTTAGAAACTCTGCCCCTACAATAATAGGAAAACTTTCTTTAATTGAAAGTTTTCGGGCTTCTTCTTTAATTTCGTTACTTTCATGATCTGTTATACAAATTCCTTCAAGTCCTATTTCTTTAGCTTTTTTCACTATTTCCTTAAGAGAAATAAAACTATCTAAAGAATATTTGCTTTCATGCATATGAATATCAATAATCATGCTATAAAACTCCTTAAGATATATAATTACTATATATAAATTATATATCTTAAGCAAATATGTTTAAAATTCATCTTTTCTATGTTAATTTTATTAATATAGTTTTTTTCTATTTGAAATACTTAGCAATATTTTCAAAGTATTCACTCCATGACCTTTTTTTAACTTCATCATAAATATCATTAAAATCTACTTCTCTTTCAAGCTGTTGTAAAATTGCATATTTTATTCTTTCTTCATACTCTTTAATGTCATCATCATGTGGCACATCTGTATTAATAAGCCTAGGAAGATCTATATATTTTATTGCTCCACTTGAATTTATTTTATCTCCAACCCACTGCTTTACACCATCAATATCAGACATTACAACCTTAGCACCGCATGCTAATGCTTCCATTATAACTAACGGTAATCCCTCATAAAATGAAGGTAGAATAAACACTTGACTTTCTCTTATTACATTGGCTAAGCTTTCCTGAGAAATAGCTCCTAAAAACTTAATTCTATTATCATCTTCTGCCAGCTTTTTCATTTCAATTTCTTCTGAACCTGACCCAGCTATTATAAGTTCTAATCTATTATCTTTAATAGTTTTGAAAGAAGATATTAAACACTTTAATCCTTTAGATGAACTTATTTTCCCTGCATAAACCACTTTTCTTGAACTTTTCACTTCACTATTATGATAAAAAGTATCTGAATTATATCCAACACCCATTACTTTTATCTTTTTACTATCAATATTATAAACTCTAATAATTTCATCTCTTTGATAATTATTAAGTGCACATACAATATCTACATTTTCACACCCTTTAATAACCATATCTTTGTAATAAGGTGCTAACTTAAGTTGTCTAAGTTCTGTTCCCTGTGATAGTACTATTAACTTTATATCTTTTTTTATAGTTCCTATAATTGAGGTTAAAATCCAAAGATGATGAGCTATTATAACATTAGGTTTAAAGTCATCTAATGCTTTTTTAAAAACTTCTAGAAAGTTTTCCTTCCATACTTTAAACATCTCTTCGTTAAGATCTGAATATCTTGTGCTATCATATGGCATTATATCACTCATACCAACTATATCAAAATTAATTCTATCAGTATTAAATTCTACTGGATAAAATTTTATATGATCATTTTTAAATTTAACACTTTCAAGCTTTTTAGAGGTAGCTGCTACTACCCCCTGAGAATAATTTAATTTGCTACCTTCGTTTACTAAAGATTGAAGAAAAATGCCACTTCCTGTTTTTCCAGGATATTGCGCAATAACATGTAGAATCCTTTTCACATTTTTCACTCCTAAAATAGTTAAAATTTATTTTTGTTAATCCAAAAACACCATAATAGAAAGTAAAAAAAGCAAGAAGTCATCTTCTTACTTTTTTTACTTTCTATTAAACTATATCATAAATTCATCAAATTCTTCTACATTTTTACATAATTTTTCTATAGTTTTTATCTTTTTATACTATAGCTTAAATCTACTAACTATTAACTCCATGTTATCAACTACACCTTTTAATGATTCTGCTGTTTTACTAAGACTATTTATTACATTAGACTGGATTATTACATTTGCAGATACCTCTTCAATAGATGCAGCAGATTCCTGTGCAATAGTTGAAATTTCATTTATATGGAATATTACCCCTTCCTTTTCTTCTCCTACACTATTGATTTCTAAAATTAGTGCATCTAGTTTCATCATCATCTCAATTAAAACTCCATGTATAGTCTTAAAATCTACTTCTGCATTTTTTACAGCATCTTCAACTTCGTTTTGTATTTCTTCACCTTTACTTACACTATTTTTTGCCCTTCCTATTTCAGATTGTATTTCATCAACAAATTTACAAATTTCACGAGTAGACTGCTCTGTTTCTTCTGATAACTTCCTAACCTCATCTGCAACAACTGCAAAACCTTTACCAGCCTCTCCTGCTCTAGCAGCTTCTATTGCTGCATTTAACGCTAAAAGATTCGTTTGCTGAGCAATAGACTCTATTGTATTAACTATACTTTCAATTGAAATAGATCTTTGTGATAATTCACTTATGTTATCTTTTATTTCTTTAAAGGAAATACTACTTTCATTAAACTTATCCGAAAGAAAGTTTAACGATTCTATACACTTACAATTTACTTCTTGCGTCTTAACAGAATAATTCTTTATAGTTCTGGTTTCAATAATGGCAACATCAATGTTATCTGAAAAACCAATTAATTTATCATTTCCATCCTCTGCTCTTTTTGCCTGCTCCGTTGATCCCTGTGCTAGCTCTTCTACATTATGTGATATTATATTTATTGCATCTGATGCATTATCTGCCTCATTAACAAGACCATTAGAGTAATCAAGGATCGTCTCAGATCCATTTTTTAATTCATTTATTATACTTCTAAACTCATTTCTAAGATTAAAAACTGCCTTGCTAATTAACCCTAATTCATCCTCATATTCATTTAGTTTATTGTACTTTTTATCTATTGATAAGTCTAATGATGCAGTTTTATTTAACAAATCTGAAATTAATAAGATAGGACTTGTGATTTTTGTTGCTGATATAAAAGCTACAACTAGTGATAATAAAATCATAATAGCACTTATAAGTACTATAATTCT
This genomic window from Clostridium cylindrosporum DSM 605 contains:
- a CDS encoding methyl-accepting chemotaxis protein yields the protein MSRKSLFKFKSIKLKLSIVLFLITLVSVTSIGIVISSNIRSQIKKDVIKGKLEEVKGGNKSINLFFDSLYNDINMLSENPIIKSVDNNITKYLDKKGTDGKIPMNPGLVGGVETQIYNIYRNYMDNHPYVTDVFLGTNDGGYVQAAKGDTYDNYDPRKRPWYKQGIESGEIPTKTKAYLWEGANCINVSVVRNIKSPSGKTVGVQAMDVRLDSLTKLVDSIKIGETGYIVLTEADGTILSNPKNPSMNFKNSKDLNINIEKLKKGEAITVESKEGKYIAVNYTSKETGWNYILFLKESEIYSGINSINRIIVLISAIMILLSLVVAFISATKITSPILLISDLLNKTASLDLSIDKKYNKLNEYEDELGLISKAVFNLRNEFRSIINELKNGSETILDYSNGLVNEADNASDAINIISHNVEELAQGSTEQAKRAEDGNDKLIGFSDNIDVAIIETRTIKNYSVKTQEVNCKCIESLNFLSDKFNESSISFKEIKDNISELSQRSISIESIVNTIESIAQQTNLLALNAAIEAARAGEAGKGFAVVADEVRKLSEETEQSTREICKFVDEIQSEIGRAKNSVSKGEEIQNEVEDAVKNAEVDFKTIHGVLIEMMMKLDALILEINSVGEEKEGVIFHINEISTIAQESAASIEEVSANVIIQSNVINSLSKTAESLKGVVDNMELIVSRFKL
- a CDS encoding MATE family efflux transporter, which codes for MENKLKLSREENSVFYSNLWKLALPIIIQNFITSSINMISTLLVGRLGQAEVAAVGIANQYFFLFDVIIIGLCSGCGVFISQYYGSGNKEKIKKVMGVGMISVIILALVFMLFAIIMPQSIVSIFNNDSRVVSLGSDYLIIICFSYVFTGITFLYSVAARCISKTVLPMIVSSVALIFNTILSLWFIFGGLGLEAMGVKGAALATLIARIIECFVLLLFIYRKKYLIAATVKEMRSVDRLFIKESYYTILPVLFNDLFWGLGAVVYNIAYGKIGVQAMAAIQICTTIQNIFMVVSIGMASACAVIIGNTIGAGEYRKSKIYAKKFAILSIVIGGLVGGLLIILAPYILSMYKASPGLYYDSLKILYVLGAVFVIRVYNIVLVLGILRGGGDAKFALFAESLTMWGIGVPAAFIGALVFKLPIYGVAGLVALEEIVKLIIATYRLKGSKWINDLTKAV
- a CDS encoding glycosyltransferase family 4 protein — protein: MKRILHVIAQYPGKTGSGIFLQSLVNEGSKLNYSQGVVAATSKKLESVKFKNDHIKFYPVEFNTDRINFDIVGMSDIMPYDSTRYSDLNEEMFKVWKENFLEVFKKALDDFKPNVIIAHHLWILTSIIGTIKKDIKLIVLSQGTELRQLKLAPYYKDMVIKGCENVDIVCALNNYQRDEIIRVYNIDSKKIKVMGVGYNSDTFYHNSEVKSSRKVVYAGKISSSKGLKCLISSFKTIKDNRLELIIAGSGSEEIEMKKLAEDDNRIKFLGAISQESLANVIRESQVFILPSFYEGLPLVIMEALACGAKVVMSDIDGVKQWVGDKINSSGAIKYIDLPRLINTDVPHDDDIKEYEERIKYAILQQLEREVDFNDIYDEVKKRSWSEYFENIAKYFK
- a CDS encoding PHP-associated domain-containing protein — translated: MIIDIHMHESKYSLDSFISLKEIVKKAKEIGLEGICITDHESNEIKEEARKLSIKESFPIIVGAEFLTFEGDILVFGLNNLPKEKIHAEELLEMVDKVGGAAIAAHPYRKNNRGLEGKIRTIKGLHGVECFNGSTPMDLNLIAYNDALQRGVALLGGSDSHVIENIGKYATRFPRGTCTVDDFITAIKNNQTEPVIYENGVYQDMKSYLERVI